The genome window AGCTGTGGGGCGAGATATCACGGATCGCAAACAGGCAGACGAGACGTTGCAAAGCGCCCGCGAAGAACTGGAAACCCGCGTCGCGCAACGCACCGGCGAACTCCAGGAGCTAAATGAGCGACTGCAACAGGAGATAGAAGTTCGCTACCAGGCGCAAGAGGCGCTGCGGCAACGCTTCAGCCAACTTCAAACCCTTTATCAACTAGCCGATGCTGTGAGGCGAGCAGCAGCGATTGAGGAGATTTACGAAGCGGCTTTAAATGGTATCGGGCACTCTTTGCAAATTACGTGTGCCGGCATCTTGCTATTAGAGGCAGATAAGGGTTTGCGTTTCAAAGTCTGGCGCGGGCTTTCCCATGATTCTTGTAAGGCTTGTGAAGAGTATTTTTGCCTTGGCTCTAAGCAAAAAACCAAGAAACCGATTTTAATCACAGATATTGCATCTTTGCAAGCCCCCAATTTCTTGCCGGCACAAGCTGTTTTGCTGCGAGCCGGTATTCAAGCGTTGGCTTTAATTCCCCTGGTTTTTCAAGGCCGGCTATTGGGGAAATTTTTGCTGGGTTACAGCCAGCCTCATTTTTTCAGTGACGAAGAAGTACAGTTAGCTCAAACCATCGCCAACCACATTGCTTTTGCAACCGAACGCAAGCGAGCAGAAGCCGCACTTTGTGATAGCGAGGAGCGATTTCGCAGGGTTTTTGATGAGGCACCGATTGGCATGATACTTGCCGGCACAGACACCCGATTTTTTAAAGTAAATCGAGCTTTATGTGAGATGTTGGGTTACACGCCGGCAGAAATGACAGCCCTCACGGTTGAAAATATTACGCATCCCGAAGATCAGGGGAAGGAATTGCTGTATGTGGAGCGCGTTGTTCAAAGGGAAATTGACAGCTTTCAGCTCGAGAAACGCTACATTACAAAGCAGCAAAATGTTTTGTGGGTGCATCTGACTTCGAGCGTTATGCGTGATCCTAAGGGGGAAATCCTTTATGCTTTGGGAATGGTAGAAGACATTACTGAGCGCAAACAAGCTGAAGAAGCTTTGCGTGCCAGTGAAGAGCGTTTTCGCCAGCTTGCAGAAAATATTCGGGAAGTTTTTTGGATCATTTCAGCAGATAGGAATCAGCTACTTTATATCAGTCCCGCTTCTGAAGAGGTATGGGGACTCAAGCCGGAAACTTTATACGAAAAGCCGCACTCATGGCTGGACGCTTTGCATCCAGAAGATCGGGAACGGATCAGGGCGATTAAGGCGCAACAGAAGGCAGAAGATCCTTTGACTGTAGAGTATCGGATCGTGCAGCCTGATGGTTCAATTCGCTGGATATGCTCGCGCTCTTTTCCCATTCGTAATGAGTCGGGTGAGGTTTACCGCATTGCCGGCGTTGCAGAAGATATTACCGAGCGCAAGCATTTTATTGCTGAACTGAGCAAGGCGTTGGAAACAGAAAAAGAACTCAACGAACTCAAATCTCGGTTCGTTTATATGGTGTCCCACGAATTCCGCAACCCCCTGGCTTCAATTGTCATGTCGGTTGAATTACTCCAACGTTACGGAGATCGGGCATCTCAGGAGAAAAAAAATCAGTATTTTCAGCGAATCCAAGCCGCTGTTAAACAGATGATTGATTTGTTAGAAAATGTGCTGGTGATCGGTCGGACAGAGATGGGAAAACTCTCTTTTGATCCGGTGCCGGTGGATCTGGAAGCCTTTTGTGAGGAATTAGTAGAAGACTGCCAACTTAGAGCCGGCAATCTCCATACAATTACATTTATCTCTCACCCTCCCAATTCTGGAATAAACTCGCTTTCTCTATGTACCCATTCCTTAATGCCGGTGTCTCCAGTTTCTCATTCTCTTCCTTGCATGGATGAAAAACTTTTGCGGCAAATTTTAAGCAATTTGCTTTCAAATGCGATAAAATATTCGCCTCAAGGCGGCACAGTGCATTTGGTACTTTTCAATGAGGGAAGCGAGGTTATTTTTGAGATCAAGGATGAAGGAATTGGCATTCCCCCAGGAGATCAACCTTACTTATTTGATTCATTTCATCGCGCTACCAATGTTGGCAAGATTCCGGGGACTGGGTTGGGATTAGCAATTGTTAAAAAGGCGGTTGATTTACACGGAGGCACCATTACCGTTCATAGTGAATTAGGTATGGGGACAACGTTTACTGTGCGGTTACCTATTTAGTAAATTTCTAGGTTTCAGTTTTATTCAAAATGTTTAAATGCGAGGCCGGCAATATACCCACCTCACAAATATTCTGGCACTGTTGATGATTTTATCCGGACTGGAAACAAAGATTTAAAACAGTTCTGCTCCATTAAATTTCTGAGTATTCTGAACCTTTGCACCTTCTCCACAGGTGCGCGGTGTGGGAAACATTTTTCCGGGATTTGCTAACCCTTTGGGATTAAAGACTTGGCGCACCCACTGCATTGTTTCTAAATCGGTTGCGCTGAACATATCTGGCATATAGCATTTTTTATCTGCCCCAACGCCGTGTTCTCCGGAAATGCTCCCGCCAACTTTTACGCACAGTTTAAGGATTTCTCCGCCCAATTCTTCTACAACTTCCAAAGCACCGGCTACTGAGTTATCATAAAGAATCAACGGGTGAAGATTTCCATCACCGGCATGAAAAACATTTGCCACTCGATAGCCATATTTCTTGCTCAGTTCTTCAATTTCTTTGAGAACAAATGACATTTGTGTGCGGGGAATTACGCCGTCTTGCACGTAATAATCTGGGCTTAAATGACCGGCTGCAGCAAAGGCGGCTTTTCGTCCTTTCCAAATTTTTAAGCGCGTTTCTGGATCGCTGGCTGTTGTGATGCTGCGTGCGCCATTTTTAGTGCAAATATCTGCAACGCGCTGTTTGTTTCTGGCAACTTCGACTTCTAATCCGTCTATTTCTACCAGTAGAATTGCCCCAGCATCGCGGGGATAGCAGCCGGTGGCAACCACATCTTCAACGGCATTAATGCTGAGGTTGTCCATGATTTCCATGCCGCCTGGAATAATGCCGGCGCTGATAATATCGGAAACGGCATCACCGGCTTCTTCAATCGTGGTAAAATCTGCCAGCAAAACGCAAATCGATTCCGGTGCTTTGAGAATTCGCAGGGTGATTTCTGTGGCAATTCCCAAAGTTCCTTCGGAACCCACAAATAAGCCGGTGAGATCGTAACCGGGCATTTCTAGAAGTTCGCCGCCCACTTCTACAATAGAACCATCGGGCAGCACCAATTTTAAGCCCATCACATGGTTGGTTGTAACGCCATATTTTAGGCAGTGGACGCCACCAGAATTTTCCGCAACGTTGCCGCCAATTGAGCAGATAATTTGACTGGAAGGATCGGGTGCGTAATAGAAACCGGCACCGCTAACTGCTTGAGTTACCCAGTTATTAATCACACCAGGTTGCACAACCACTCGCTGATTTTCCAGGTCAATTTTAAGGATTTTTCGCATCAAAGCGGTGACGATTACCACGCAATTTTCCACCGGCAAGGCACCCCCCGATAAGCCGGTGCCGGCACCTCTGGCAACCCAAGGCACGCCGTTGCGATCACAAATTTTGACAATTTTTGCGACTTCTTCCGTCGTTTTCGGCAGCACAACAACAGCCGGTATCTGCCGGTAGCTGCTGAGTCCGTCGCATTCGTAGGTAAGCAATTCTTCTTTGCGCTGCACAACGCCGGTTTTGCCGACTGCGCTTTCAAATTCTTTAATAATTGGTTTCCAGTTACGGGGTTTGTCTAAAGCGATCATCGGTGGCTTCCTGCTGGCGACGGAGACAAGGTTAGCGGCATGACTTTGTTTTCGATCCTAATACCATTTTGCGATGCAATTCGCTTTATTTCCAAGGTTTAAAAATAGGTGAGGCTATGGAACGATAAGTCGGCTGAATATACAAACTAAAAATATCTAATCAATTAGAGAACTCTAGGCAATCTGAGTTAAATTCCTGGTGGGACGCGAAGCCGGCAATAACACGAATGTTTTTTGGCATCCGCTCAATCGTACAATGAGGTTCACGTATTCCATTAATTCAGGAGAAAGGGCAAATGCCAGGTGCAGTCGGTATGGTTGAAGTGAAAGGTCTTCCTCCTGCGCTTGCAGTGGCAGACGCAATGGTTAAAGCCGCCCGTGTTACGCTGGTTGGTTATGAAAAAGTGAGCAGTGCTCGCTACACGATCATTGTTCGGGGAGATGTCGCTGAGGTGCAAGCTGCGGTGGCGGCTGGGGTGGATTCAGTTAAGCGAGTGACGACTGAGGAGGATTTGTTACTCTCCTACCACGTCATTGCTCGTCCCCATGAAAATATTGATTGTGTTTTACCTATCCACTACACAGCGGCTACGGAACAGTTTCGAGTGTGAGCGGCGCTAGTTAATTTCAGTTGCACCTTCTTAGCATAAAGGTGCAACAGTTTTGATGGGAAGCCGGCAAATTAGCAACTATCGGTTATCTAATCTAGATAGCCGATCAGCTCATCCATATTGGCAGTAGTATTATCAGCAATTGGACGTCCCTCCGGTAAAGGCCGTAAGTGAATCATTCCGGAATTTTTTTTGAGAGCAAGTGCGCTTTGGGGAAGCGTATCTTGGATGTTTGTTTCGTTTGATTTAGCTGTTTTAGCCATGTTTATACGGTAACTCCTAACTCACTGTTCATCGGTCTGTAAATATTCGCACGCTCAGTTTTTACCTAAGTTACGAAGGCATAAAAAACTCAACGTTTATTGTGTTAATCTTAATTTAATTTGTTTTATTTATTAAACTATTTTTACAAAACTTTACATTAACTTCAAAGTGTTGACGCAAAAAGCCGGCTTGCCTTTGCCAGATTGAGCGAATTCAATTCAACTGTGCCGGTATTTCATTTAAGTAATAGTGACGCTGTGAGGCGTAAATTAAGCCATCAGATAGGTTTGCTCAGAATTCATGGGTAATACTCGCAACCGATGATTCTGCAAATCTGGCTCTAAACCAAGTTGCTGTAAAGGAATCACCCCTAGCAAAGCATACTTAAGTTCGGTGAGTTCCAGGCAATCAAATCTGCCTTCTCGATTTTCTACTACAAGTGTGGCATCGCCAAAAATCCGACCCCTTTTTACGCCGGCTAAGGTTTCTACGTTGGTTTCTCCGACCTGAATTAACCCCAACTGGCTGATCACGTGTGCCGGCAGACAAAGCATGGTTGCGCCGGTATCGACAACAACATTATCTAATGTAATAGCGCGAACTTCTTCAGATGGGATGAAACCCCGCTGATGGAGAACTTGATCGATGCGATTTGTGACGGTTAATGTGGTAATAACTTGACCCATTTGTTTTCCTTTAAGATTTGGCAGTACAAGTGTACCCATATTTTGATTTCTTTAAAGTTTGATTGATGATGTTTTAATTTTATCTCAATGCCGGCAGTTACTTTCAACACGAAATATTTGCTCCAAAGTTAGTGAGACAATTCTGATATTATTAATAACATTATCAGTTATGCCGTGATTCTCTTGGTGCATCTCATTAAACAACAAGTAGAAAATCGCACAACTCGCTCTTGGGAAGTTTCTATCCGAAATTCAGTTAGAGAAATTCAACGAAAAAACAAGCGCCGCAAAGCTGGAGGCTATTACTTAACTCAAGAATAATTAATGGAGACTTTAGAAGAAGCTTATCTAAATGCTATTGATGAAGCTTCCCTAGAAGTGGAAGAAGGGCGCTATGAAGCAGCAGAATTAGAACAACGGGTTAATAAAGAAGAGATTTTAACTCGCGCTTTGGGTTTAATTTTACCGGCAGCTTCATAATTGTCCTCAACTTTCTGCTCAAATGCCGGCTAAATCTCACACCGGCACCTTTTCTTCCTCCACTTCCACCGCGTCTGAAGCTGCCGGCAGAGAACAATAACCTCGCAAAGCATCCCGCGTCATTGCCAGCTGACTAACCAGGGAAATATCCTCCTCATTTAATAACCCCAACGCCTCATAAGGATTGTCTCGCTCAACCACCGGCAACTGATGCAACCCTCTAGCAGCCATCCGATCTAAGGCATCAGCAACCGGCTCATCATCGTAAGCTAAAAGAATTTCAGTTGTGCAGATATCTGCAATTTTCTGGTGGACTAAATAACTGATCAAAACATCGGTTTTCTCGCCTGATAAAATTCGATTCACATCTCGTAAAGTGAGAATTCCAATTAACCGGCCTGCCTCATTAATGACCAAGCTACTATGACAATTATGATTCGTTAAAGCTAAACCGGCTTCTATTAAAGTCGTTGTCCCAGATAAGATCAGCGGCGATTTATTCATCGCTTCTGAAACTCGAATATTTTGCAAGATTTCCCGCTTATAATCTTTTTCAATATTCAACCCAATTTGCTGCAAATTAGAACTAGAAGTTTTAACCGGCTTCAAACAATCAACCAGCCAAACACTCAATCCCACCGCCGCCATTAACGGCAACACAATTCGGTAATCTCGCGTTAATTCAAATAGTAATAATATCGCTGTGAGTGGAGCACGCGCACTGCCGGCAAGTACCGCAGCCATTCCCACCATTGCATAAGCCGGCGGCCCTGCCATCACTGATTGTATTGTTGGGATAGCTAAGACTAAAATCTTGGCATAAGCCGAACCCAAAGACGCACCGAGAAACATAGCCGGTGCAAACGTTCCACCCACTAAGCCACTTCCCAAACTAACCGCACTCATCACCAGCTTAGAAACCAGCAGGATCAGCAACAGTTGCAAAGAAAACTCCACATCTTGCAACATCGCTTCAATGGTTTCATAGCCAATGCCTAAAATTTGCGGCCATTGCAACGCCACCCAACCGACACAAGCACCCCCAATCATCGGATGAAGCCACCGGGGAATGCCACTGAACCAGACAAAAAGCGGCACTTCACCCCGAAAGCAACGCTGCGCTAACTTAACGGCTTGGGTGTAGGCAATTGAAACTAAACTGGCTAATAACCCCAAACCCATGTAGAGAGGTAATTCCAGAGGCGATAGCACTATATAATCAGGGAGTGCAAAAGCCGGCTGAGCACCCAATCCAATTTGAGCAATTAAAGCTGCCACCACTGCCGCCAACAGCACCACACTCACGGCTGAAGTGGCAAAACTCGTGCCCAGCACCACTTCCAGGGCAAAAAACACACCGGCAATCGGGGCATTAAACCCCGCCGCAATGCCGGCAGCCGCACCCGCGCCCAACAGTAATCGCTGCCGATCTTGGGAAACTTGCAGCGCTTGACTCACCAGCATCCCAAAATTCGCCCCAATTTCCACACTTGGCCCTTCCGGCCCTAAAGCTGCCCCAGTTCCCAAAGAAACCGAAGCCGCCACCATCTTAGTTACAGGTTTAAGAACGAGGGGAACCCCACCCTTTGGTTGCTGCACAGCCGCAATCATTGAGGAAATTCCAGGGCCAAAATCCGGCCAGCGCCAGCGCATGAGTCCGATGATTGCGCCGCCGAGGGTGGGAACACAGGCAAGTGTCCACGCGCCCCAAGGAGAAATGAACCCCATTAAACCCTCTAGCGTCAAGCTGTGGATCAGATCGATGAGGTAATGAAACGTAACGACGCCCATGCCGGTGCTGCCGCCAATCAGTACCGCCAAGATCATAACGACGGTTTCTGGGGTTGGCTGTAGCCGGTTGAGGAGGCGAGTTAGAAAGGAAGAAACAGAGGCAAGCGCTGGCTGTTTAGATTGCAGCCCATCAGAGGAGGTCAGGGCGGTCATTAAGGGAAGTAATTATAAATATTAGAGAAAGCTTAAGTTTTGTTTCTGTATTTATATTGTGATAGATCAATTAGCTGCCTTGCAAGGCCGGCTTAAGAACAGATACGTGAGATAGTTAAAGTCGGATCAATCCGGCTTTTGAACAGGTAAGTGCGCCAGATTCGCCCTGATGCACTTACCCATCGCCGGCTTAAGCCGCCGCCTAATAGCGAAAGTCGGATTAATCCGACTGAGAAATCATCAATCAGTCCTCTAAAGAGGACTTTTGCTATAAGACAGGGATTTCAATCCCTGGCGGGTAAGTGCGTGAGATTAGCCCTGATGCACTTACCCGCCGAAGGCTGATAGCAAAAGTCAGATCAAATCGAACTTATTTTTACGCCACCGGCACCGGCATTTTTACCTTTTGCCTCTCACCGATAACCGTCATTCGCACACCCCCTGCCGGCCCTAATGTTACGCCTCGGCGCACAGGTTGCACTGGCTGCTGATCAGCGAGGGATAGTTGCCAGTTAGATAAAATCGTCGCCAACACCAATTTCATCTCCAACTGCGCTAACGCCAAACCGATACAGCGCCGGCTGCCACCCCCAAACGGTAAATATTCATAGGGAGAGAATTGCCGGTCTAAAAACCGTTCCGGCTTAAACTGATTGGGTTCCGGATACACATCCTCGCGCTGGTGGGTGAGATAAATACAGCCGACCACCGGCGTCCCCTCTTCTAACTGATAACCCATCAACTGCACCGGCTGTTTCACAACCCTTGGGAAAGTCAGCATCGCAACCGGGCGAATCCGCAGGCTTTCTTGGCAAACAGCCGTCAGGTAAGGCAGCCGGAAAATCGCCATTGGATCGGGATTGTCACCCAAAGCATCGAGTTCTTGCACCAGCCGTTCACGGACTGCCGGCAGATGGTGCGTCCAGTAAAGCGCCCAAGCCAAACCCGTTGCCGTCGTTTCATGGCCGGCAAACAGCAGCGTCAGCAACTCATCGCGCAACTCCTCATCCGTCATCGGCTGTCCCTCTTCATCACGCGCCGACATCATCAAACTCAGAATATCTGTGCGCGAGGTATCGGCTTGCTGCCGGCGTTCTTCAATCTCAGCGTATAAAAGCGCATCAATTTCCCGTTTTTGGCGCAAATAACGTCCCCACGGACTCCAAGCACCTAAATCTCGTTGCCATGAGCGAATAAACAGAAAGCTAGCACCGAACGGGGAACTCAATCCTTCTAGCAGTTGCTTCGTGAGTTCTTGCAACTGCTCATAGCGAGGACTTTCGTGCAATCCAAACACCGCTTGCAAAATTACCCGCAGCGTAATCTTTTGCATCACACTCCGCGCAGAAAACGTTTCTCCCTGCGTCCAGTGGTTAACAGCTTGATTGGTAATATCAACAATTAATTGGCCGTAGTTCCGCATTCTGTCCCCGTGAAAGGGAGGCATTAACAACTGGCGATGCCGGCGGTGTCGTTGGCCGCCCAGCAGGATCATCGATTGATCCCCCACCAGTGGCTGTAAAATTTGGTTGGCTTCTCCCGGCGCTTCAAACTGCTTGGTGTCGCCGGTTAATATCTCCTGGATTGCTTGGGGGTTACTCACATAGATCAGGGGTGATCCCTTACGGGCCAAAGGCGTAGTGAAGATGTCCCCATACTGCTTCGCGCAGGTTTCCATATATGCCACTGGATTGGCAATCCACTGAATGAGCTGTAAAAAGGGATGAGTTTTTGGGCCAGCCGGCAGTGTCATAGCAGTAATTCCCGCTCAAATTTTATCAATCAAGGAAAGGAAGAAATTTTTCCCTGCGCTTATTGTAATCAAGCGGAAACAGTCATGATGGAACCGAGGTTTTAAGTACAAATGCACAGGAAAAATTGACCCACTGATCCTCTAATCCTGGTCTCTACCCTCACAAAAGCCAGCAACTTTTCCCTAAGCGCGATCCCCTATTACCTCTAATTATCTCTGCATGAAGCAGAAGTCATAAATTTCGGCAGCTTCAAAGCCGTAAGATCTTTATTAAATTACTCAACGAGTAACCTCATTTAGGTAGATCAGCATGACCTCAACAACCCCAGCATCAACAAAAGCCGCGCCAGATTTTTGTGAGGGAATTCAGCATTTTGGCGAAGCTTTGCCCGATTTCGACACTTACGGGAAAACCCCGGCGATTGCAGAAGGCAAAGGGGCAATTGCAGATCCCAATGATGCAGCCGCCGTCTTCCAAACTTTACTCGCTGCCGACGCCCTGCGCTATCTGACTCTGCAAGTCACCGGCAGCAAGGCTTCCGGACACCCCGGTGGTTTTGCTAGCCAAGCCGAAGCCTACGCTGCTTTGGTTATGCTGGGTTACAAAAATATCCTCACGGAAGTTGGACACCACGCCCCAGGCTTTTACAGCGCCATGTTCCTCGATCGCTCACTGGAGGATATGGGCATTGAGACGGTGCAGCAGTTGCGGGATCGCTTTCGGGAAAAGCACGGTCTTTTAGGTCATTTATCTGGTTACATTCCCGGCATTTTAGCCCCCGCCGGCCCTCTGGGACAAGGGCAGCACTTTGCAATGGCAGCCGCACTTTTACACCGCGATAAGCTTTTCCCGTTCACGATTGGGGATGGCGGCATGGGTGAACCTTACCCGATGAGCAGTATGGCGCACTTCAATACCGCTTATCCGAGTGTGACGAATTTCCTGCCGGTGTTGGTGTGGAATGGCTTTTCCCAAGAACATCACAGCATGGTTTCCACCAAATCTAATGAAGAGATGATTGCCTACTGGAAAGGCAATGGCTTTAAAGAAGTGATTTTGGTAGATGCCAAGGACTTTGACGATCAAAACCAGCCTGGGGCTTATGTTGATGGCACAGCGTTCTCGTTTAAGCAGCGCTTGGCATTTACAAAGGCGGTACTCTCAGGGGTTGATAAAGCGGCAAAGTCGGCGCTGGGCGGCACACTCACGGTATTTATTATCAAGCAATTGAAGGGTGCCGGTGTTCACGCGCTGGGGGCAAAATCTCACAATTTGTATGCAAAAGATACCCTTGACGCACCTCACATGATCACGGCGTTAAAACAACGCGCCCTTTCGCCGGAAGCATGGGCATTAGTGCGAACCAATGCGGAACGTGCGGGGGGTGGGCCGGCTGCTAAGACAGTTGTCACAGAATTTGAGTTGCCGGTGGCTGAGTTGGGTGAGTTGCCTTTGGAAGAGTATGCAGTTGGCGGTGCTCCGCAGGTTTCCACGACGGCGATGGGGCGTTTGGTGGGAAAAGTGGGACAAAGCGATCGCAACTTCTTGGTTACCAATGCAGATGGAAATGAAGCGTCTGGGATTGCCAATATTAACCAAGCATTGAAGATTATTCACCCAACTTCTGACGATCTCTATAATCAGGCACCGCAAGGGCAAGTTTACGAACCGTTGAGTGAAGATGCCTGCGCCGGCTTGGCGGTGGGATTATGTTTGATGGGTGCTCGTTCTCTGTGGTGCTCTTACGAGTCGTTTGCAATCAATGGTTTACCGATTTGGCAGACGGTAACGCAAGCAATGGCAGAATTACGCCGTGCAACACCTTCAACGGTGACGCTGTTTACTGCCGGCGCATTGGAACAAGGGCGCAACGGCTGGACTCACCAACGTCCGGAAATTGAGGCTTATTTTGCTTCAATGATGCGAAATGGCAATGTTTTCCCCCTGTTTCCACCCGATGCCAATAGCATTCAAGCTTGCTATGAATGGGCGCTGACGACGAGGAATAAGGGCATTGTGATTACTTCGAGTAAGTCACCGCTGCCGATTCACACCACATTTGAGCAAACTCGTCAAGGGTTGCGGGATGGCGCGGTGGTATTGCAAGAAGTGAAGGGCAGCGAGACTGAGAAAACGGTGGTGTTTGCGGTTATTGGCGACATGACGTTGATGCCGGTGTTTGAAGCGGCTGCTTTCTTGGAAACGGAAGGTTTAGGTGTGCGGATTGTTTCCATTATCAATCCTCGCCGGCTCTACCGGCCTCATGATGTTGCGTGGGATACTTGTTCACAAGCCGATGATGGTTTCTTAGATGATGCCGGATTTGAGCGTTTGTTTGGTGGCGGTGCGTTAATTGGTGTAACGGGTGGCGCGGCTGCCATGCTGGAACCGATTATGTTGCGGAGTAATAGCAAGCGCGATACGTTTGCCTGGAAGCGCGGGGAAACGACTGCAAGTGCGGGAGAGTTAATGGCGTTTAATGGGTTAACTGCGGAAGCATTAACAAAGCGTGCAATTGAGTTAGTTCATTAGATTGGATGTAATTTGATATTTTGCCTCGGCCTAATTTACACTTAGGTCGGGGCAAAAATTAACGGACGGATGAAAGAAATGGCAGAAGAGAGGAATGGTTAGAAGTTCAGTTTATTCCCAAATTCCTCCAAATTTTCAACGTCATGAACCCGCACTTATCAGAAAAAGTTCTGCCCCTTAAAGAACAGCGATTTCTACTTCCTGGCTATCAGACTTGGGAACAATTTGAAGCGATCAAAGCTCTAATGCCAGAAGTGCCGACTTTGCGAATCTCTTATCTTGATGGATCGGTAGAATTTATTACAAACAGCTCAGACCATGAAACAATAAAAACAAATTTATGTTCTTTACTCGAAACTTATCTTTTTAATAAAGGACTGAGCTTTATTCATAAAAGCTGCATTAATGTACGAGAAAAAGATAAAAGTGTTTCCTTTGAAATCGAAGAATCTTATAATATTGGAAAAAAGAAAGAACTACCTGATATTGCAATAGAAGTTGTCATGCTCAGGAGCGACATAGATAAGTTAGAAAAGTATAAGCGGTTTAACATCATAGAAGTCTGGTTTTGGGAAGATAACCAGCTTTCCCTGTATCGCCGGCAGGATGAGAAGTATGAACAAATTTCTCGCAGTGAATTTTTACCAGAGTTAGAGATAGACTTGCTAGCGCGTTGCGTAGGGATGCCTTCAAGGCTTGAGGCGAGAACAGAATTTTTGCAGGAAATCCGCCGGCAGCGATAGAGGAAGCGCCGCAGCCATCAAAAGATTATCGGCACACTTGCCGGCATAGAGAATGAGTCGGCTAAACTAGAAGTAATCATCTACCCCTGCCGGGATGAGCGCTGACAAGGGCTAAATATATTAAAGTGAACAGAAGGCTAACGCCAGACAACACCGGCATTCAAAAAGCGCGAAAAAGCAGGAAGCATCTCAGCTAGTAATTTTATCAAAGGAAAACTCGCCTGTGAGACCTGACTTGCAAGGATTGGAAATTTCCAAAGGAGAACTGAAGCGCCTGTGTGGAGTCGGATCTAGTCAGGTTTTAAGACCCCCGACTGCTGCTAAGTTTTTATCAGAAATTTCTCAAAGTTTGTTAATCAGCCTATTAATGGGAATTAGTGGAATTTTCTTAAATTACATATTTCCAGAGCATCTTATTTCACTGGTATTTATATATTTTTC of Microcoleus sp. FACHB-68 contains these proteins:
- a CDS encoding cytochrome P450, encoding MTLPAGPKTHPFLQLIQWIANPVAYMETCAKQYGDIFTTPLARKGSPLIYVSNPQAIQEILTGDTKQFEAPGEANQILQPLVGDQSMILLGGQRHRRHRQLLMPPFHGDRMRNYGQLIVDITNQAVNHWTQGETFSARSVMQKITLRVILQAVFGLHESPRYEQLQELTKQLLEGLSSPFGASFLFIRSWQRDLGAWSPWGRYLRQKREIDALLYAEIEERRQQADTSRTDILSLMMSARDEEGQPMTDEELRDELLTLLFAGHETTATGLAWALYWTHHLPAVRERLVQELDALGDNPDPMAIFRLPYLTAVCQESLRIRPVAMLTFPRVVKQPVQLMGYQLEEGTPVVGCIYLTHQREDVYPEPNQFKPERFLDRQFSPYEYLPFGGGSRRCIGLALAQLEMKLVLATILSNWQLSLADQQPVQPVRRGVTLGPAGGVRMTVIGERQKVKMPVPVA
- a CDS encoding phosphoketolase, with translation MTSTTPASTKAAPDFCEGIQHFGEALPDFDTYGKTPAIAEGKGAIADPNDAAAVFQTLLAADALRYLTLQVTGSKASGHPGGFASQAEAYAALVMLGYKNILTEVGHHAPGFYSAMFLDRSLEDMGIETVQQLRDRFREKHGLLGHLSGYIPGILAPAGPLGQGQHFAMAAALLHRDKLFPFTIGDGGMGEPYPMSSMAHFNTAYPSVTNFLPVLVWNGFSQEHHSMVSTKSNEEMIAYWKGNGFKEVILVDAKDFDDQNQPGAYVDGTAFSFKQRLAFTKAVLSGVDKAAKSALGGTLTVFIIKQLKGAGVHALGAKSHNLYAKDTLDAPHMITALKQRALSPEAWALVRTNAERAGGGPAAKTVVTEFELPVAELGELPLEEYAVGGAPQVSTTAMGRLVGKVGQSDRNFLVTNADGNEASGIANINQALKIIHPTSDDLYNQAPQGQVYEPLSEDACAGLAVGLCLMGARSLWCSYESFAINGLPIWQTVTQAMAELRRATPSTVTLFTAGALEQGRNGWTHQRPEIEAYFASMMRNGNVFPLFPPDANSIQACYEWALTTRNKGIVITSSKSPLPIHTTFEQTRQGLRDGAVVLQEVKGSETEKTVVFAVIGDMTLMPVFEAAAFLETEGLGVRIVSIINPRRLYRPHDVAWDTCSQADDGFLDDAGFERLFGGGALIGVTGGAAAMLEPIMLRSNSKRDTFAWKRGETTASAGELMAFNGLTAEALTKRAIELVH
- a CDS encoding Uma2 family endonuclease yields the protein MNPHLSEKVLPLKEQRFLLPGYQTWEQFEAIKALMPEVPTLRISYLDGSVEFITNSSDHETIKTNLCSLLETYLFNKGLSFIHKSCINVREKDKSVSFEIEESYNIGKKKELPDIAIEVVMLRSDIDKLEKYKRFNIIEVWFWEDNQLSLYRRQDEKYEQISRSEFLPELEIDLLARCVGMPSRLEARTEFLQEIRRQR